The Planctellipticum variicoloris DNA window GTCAGCCTGAGTACGACGCGCAGTTTTTCGAAGTTTCCCACAGCGTGACCTCGACGATCGGGTACCCGCGCGACTTGCAGTAGTCGAAAATCATCCGGGCGATGTTCTCCGTCGTCGGATGATGCGGGATCGGACAGACCGGTTCGTTCTGCGTCCGCAGAAACGCGACGAGCGGATCGCTCTCGTGCAGGATCATCCGGTGATCGAGCGTTTCGTCGATCCAGCCGTTGACGTCCTTTTTGAGCACCGTGAAATCGACCAGCATCCCGTTCGAATCGAGCTGGTCGCCGCGCATGGCGAGCTGAAGCCGGCCGTTGTGCCCGTGGGGGTACCGGCACTTGCCGTCGTAATTCAACAGCCGGTGACCGTAGCAGAATTCCAGTTCGACGGTGATGGCGTACATCGGCAGATCCCGGGCTCGCAGTGTATCGTCTCGGCTCAGGCGAATTGTAGACCTCACGGTCGGCACGGCCAATCCCGAGCCGGCCCTGCGCCGGCAACTTGGGGTCACGCCGCCAGTTTCGATTGGGAGGGTTGTGGCGGACGCGCCCGGCCGAATGTCCCGCCGATGTCACGAAAGTCACAAAAACGGCGTCGTTCCCGACGCGACGGTTTGACGAGTTCTCGCTTCGACCTACCGTTCACCAGGGGGATGAACATACTTCATCATTCCCGGCGCTCCAGTCGATTCGAACGCATGCCGGTTCCGCGCGGGTTCGCCTCGCCCGCCCCGGATCGGAATTCGGATCTGGCCGACGTTGCCGGTGGCAGCGAGGAGTCTACGTTGACGCCGCTCGAAGAAACTCTCACCGCGCGCGAAATTGCCGAGCACTGCAAGGTGCATTTTCGAACGGTTCTGCGCTGGATTCAGCGCGGCGAGCTGGAAGCCCACCAGATCCCCGGGCGCGGGGACAATCGAGTTCTGGTGACGGATTTTCTGGAGTTCCTGCTTCGGCACGAGCTCCCGGTCCCGCACGAGTTCTCGGCCCTCGGCTCGCGCGTGCTGATTGTGGAAGACTGCCCGAAAGTCGCCGGCGCCATGCGACGCGTTCTCGAGCGGCAGGGTCTGGAGGTCGAAGTCGCCTCTGACGGTTTCCGCGCCGGCATCCTGCTGGGAACCTTCCGGCCCGCAGTCGTCACTCTGGACCTGCACCTGCCCGGTACGAGCGGCCTCGGAGTCCTGGAGTTCCTTAAGGACTCGCCCCGTTTCCGGAGCACACGCGTGCTTGTGGCGTCGGGCGAGGGAGAGTCCGCCATCGACCGCGCGTTGCAGTCCGGGGCGGATGACTTTCTGAGCAAACCATTCCTCAACTCAACCCTGATCGAGAAAGTCCGCAGACTTCTTCCGCAGATCGGCGATGACGCGGGGGATCGGCAAAGATCTCGAGACCGGAACGCTTCCCGCGAGTTCCCCGCCAAAACATAACGAATCATCGGATTCCGCCCCGCTCTTGCGGGCGTCGACACACGGGTTCTGCTGCGGGCCTCCCCGGCGTGTCGACGCCCTGCATTTTCGAAAGGCCGTCGATGACTGCACTGGCTCCCGTGTCGGCGACGGTGGAGCGCGTCGCGTCGCCGCGGATGGACTCCATCCTGCTCATCGAGGACAGCCGAGCGCAGCGACAGGCCATGCGACAGAGTCTGTCGATCCTGCCGGTGCGAGTCCTGACTGCGAGCAACGGGGCCGAGGCCGAGCGGATCCTGCAGTCGGAGGCCGTGACCCTCGTGCTCGTCGATTACGAGCTGCCGGACATTTCGGCGGGAGAGCTTGTCGATCGTCTTCAGGCCGACCGGATTCTTCCCCCCTTCGTCGTCATTACGGCCCGCGGCAGCGAGCAGGTCGCCGTTTCCATGATGAAGCGCGGGGCCGTCGACTATCTGATCAAGGACGGGGCCATCTGCGAAATGCTCCCGACGCTGGTGGAGC harbors:
- a CDS encoding response regulator, with protein sequence MPVPRGFASPAPDRNSDLADVAGGSEESTLTPLEETLTAREIAEHCKVHFRTVLRWIQRGELEAHQIPGRGDNRVLVTDFLEFLLRHELPVPHEFSALGSRVLIVEDCPKVAGAMRRVLERQGLEVEVASDGFRAGILLGTFRPAVVTLDLHLPGTSGLGVLEFLKDSPRFRSTRVLVASGEGESAIDRALQSGADDFLSKPFLNSTLIEKVRRLLPQIGDDAGDRQRSRDRNASREFPAKT
- a CDS encoding 6-pyruvoyl trahydropterin synthase family protein, with product MYAITVELEFCYGHRLLNYDGKCRYPHGHNGRLQLAMRGDQLDSNGMLVDFTVLKKDVNGWIDETLDHRMILHESDPLVAFLRTQNEPVCPIPHHPTTENIARMIFDYCKSRGYPIVEVTLWETSKNCASYSG